In the genome of Microbacterium endophyticum, one region contains:
- the nadA gene encoding quinolinate synthase NadA: MTATPLTLQDRPGAAPIDPSVDHEIQAIVSGDARTETCNTDLAAGPWNFDVRPGYGPGASMGDVIPTGSPRQGELPSEYREASEIDLRARIVAAKQTLGDRVMVLGHFYQREEVIEHADYVGDSFQLAGAAKEHPEAEAIVFCGVHFMAETADLLSTPDQAVILPNLAAGCSMADMANIDQVEECWEDLEDIYGPMDQQDADGLLPVIPVTYMNSSAAIKGFVGRHGGIVCTSSNARTVLEWAFERGRRVLFFPDQHLGRNTAKAMGVPLEQMPMWNPNRALGGNDDSTLEDARVILWHGFCSVHRRFTVAQIDKARVDFPGVRVIVHPECPMDVVDAADEAGSTDYIRKAIAAATEPTVFAVGTEINLVQRLAAEYPQHTIFCLDPVVCPCSTMYRIHPGYLAWVLEGLVAGEVINQITVPADVADPARVALERMLAARPIADGRNKS; encoded by the coding sequence ATGACCGCCACCCCTTTGACGTTGCAGGACCGCCCCGGAGCGGCACCCATCGACCCGAGCGTCGACCATGAAATTCAGGCAATCGTCTCGGGCGACGCACGCACTGAGACCTGTAACACCGATCTTGCCGCGGGGCCGTGGAATTTCGATGTGCGCCCCGGCTACGGGCCGGGCGCATCTATGGGAGATGTGATTCCGACCGGATCGCCCCGCCAGGGCGAGCTACCCTCGGAATACCGCGAGGCATCCGAGATCGACCTGCGCGCGCGAATTGTTGCTGCAAAGCAGACGCTGGGCGATCGAGTCATGGTCTTGGGGCACTTTTATCAGCGCGAAGAAGTTATCGAGCATGCCGACTACGTGGGCGATTCGTTCCAGCTCGCGGGCGCTGCGAAGGAGCATCCCGAGGCTGAAGCGATCGTGTTTTGCGGCGTGCACTTCATGGCGGAAACCGCCGACCTTCTCTCGACCCCCGACCAGGCCGTCATCTTGCCGAACCTGGCCGCGGGATGCTCGATGGCCGATATGGCGAACATCGACCAGGTCGAAGAGTGCTGGGAAGACCTTGAAGACATCTACGGCCCGATGGATCAGCAGGATGCCGACGGACTTCTTCCTGTCATTCCCGTGACCTATATGAACTCGTCCGCGGCGATCAAGGGATTTGTGGGGCGTCATGGCGGCATCGTCTGCACCTCGTCGAACGCGCGCACCGTACTTGAGTGGGCGTTCGAGCGAGGCCGTCGCGTGCTGTTCTTTCCGGATCAGCACCTCGGTCGCAACACAGCGAAGGCGATGGGTGTCCCACTCGAGCAGATGCCGATGTGGAACCCGAATCGTGCCCTCGGCGGCAACGACGATTCGACTCTCGAAGATGCTCGCGTCATCCTGTGGCACGGTTTTTGCTCAGTGCACCGCCGCTTCACTGTGGCCCAGATAGATAAGGCCCGCGTCGACTTTCCGGGCGTGCGCGTCATCGTGCACCCGGAATGCCCGATGGACGTTGTCGATGCGGCGGATGAAGCCGGTTCGACCGACTACATCCGCAAGGCCATCGCTGCAGCAACCGAGCCGACAGTGTTTGCCGTGGGCACCGAGATCAACCTCGTACAGCGCCTCGCGGCGGAATACCCGCAGCACACGATCTTCTGCCTCGACCCGGTGGTGTGCCCGTGCTCGACGATGTACCGCATCCACCCGGGCTACCTGGCGTGGGTGCTCGAGGGATTAGTCGCCGGAGAGGTCATCAACCAGATCACCGTCCCCGCCGACGTAGCCGACCCCGCACGTGTTGCCCTGGAGCGGATGCTGGCGGCAAGGCCGATTGCAGATGGCCGGAACAAATCATGA
- a CDS encoding NUDIX hydrolase, translating to MTRTASVASSPTVGTDVTRVAVSTVIFSLRREPGEVRPTLVLPLVKRTRDPYEGAWALPGGWLDIAENLESAASRTLAETTGLSPSYLEQLYAFGAVDRSPSRVVSIVYWALVREDISRTESFENVAWFDAASLPPLAFDHNQIVGYALWRLRNKVGYSQIAHGLLADEFTLAELREVYEAILDRRLDPANFRRQVESSDTLLPTESFRTGSHRPARLYRYNQDVELADRGPLAH from the coding sequence ATGACACGAACAGCATCCGTTGCTTCTTCTCCCACTGTGGGCACCGACGTCACTCGCGTCGCGGTGTCGACCGTGATCTTCAGCCTGCGCCGCGAACCCGGTGAAGTACGACCAACGCTTGTGCTTCCGCTCGTGAAGCGCACCCGCGACCCGTATGAAGGAGCATGGGCTCTACCAGGCGGTTGGCTCGACATCGCTGAGAATCTAGAGAGCGCCGCATCTCGCACCCTGGCGGAAACAACGGGTCTGTCGCCGAGTTATCTCGAGCAGTTGTACGCATTCGGCGCCGTCGATCGCTCCCCCAGCCGCGTCGTGTCGATCGTCTACTGGGCGCTGGTTCGTGAAGACATTTCGCGCACCGAGTCGTTCGAGAATGTGGCCTGGTTCGACGCGGCATCGCTCCCCCCACTCGCGTTCGATCACAATCAGATCGTCGGCTACGCCCTCTGGCGGCTGCGAAACAAGGTCGGCTACAGCCAGATCGCACACGGATTACTCGCGGACGAGTTCACTCTCGCCGAGCTTCGTGAAGTGTACGAGGCGATTCTTGACCGGCGCCTCGATCCGGCGAACTTCCGTCGCCAGGTTGAAAGTTCCGACACGCTACTTCCCACCGAATCTTTCCGTACCGGTAGCCACCGGCCGGCTCGCCTCTATCGCTATAACCAGGATGTCGAGCTCGCCGACCGCGGCCCGCTCGCCCACTGA
- a CDS encoding MarP family serine protease, protein MLVVDVIAIVVLVLALLIGFRRGLLSSLGVLGGLVLGCVAVFWLVPLLTPHLPELIPDAGWRGVASIVLPVLIVVVCASVGSAIGGFLRRGVDRTPLRGIERIFGGALGVIVAALTLSLVGQSIAVAGVPVVPAAVSSSRVLGVIDSLTPEPVEVGLAKVQALLRDEALPQLGDVLDLGLALGTSEPAPEISLDDPALTEAAQSVARVSGAAYLCGTTSSGTGFVISPERVLTNAHVVAGVDAPMVEFPGESAKEGRVVYFDAVDDLAVIAVDDLGVAPLTVAPSLDADAEAVVQGYPYGGPFSMVGARVISRGSASVPDIYGTSTSPREIYALTADVYPGNSGGPLLSLDGDVVGVIFARADNGESIGYAMTPAEFLPVIAESATSTERVDTGACTT, encoded by the coding sequence GTGCTGGTTGTTGACGTCATAGCGATCGTGGTGCTCGTGCTTGCGCTTCTCATCGGCTTCCGCCGCGGACTGTTGTCCTCGCTCGGGGTGTTAGGCGGGCTCGTCCTTGGATGTGTCGCCGTCTTCTGGCTCGTACCCCTTCTCACGCCTCACCTGCCTGAACTCATTCCAGACGCGGGATGGCGGGGCGTGGCATCCATCGTTCTGCCGGTACTGATCGTCGTCGTGTGCGCGAGTGTCGGGTCTGCGATCGGAGGATTCCTGCGTCGCGGAGTTGACCGCACCCCACTGCGTGGAATCGAGCGGATTTTTGGTGGTGCCCTCGGTGTGATCGTTGCAGCTCTCACGCTCTCGCTGGTGGGACAGTCCATCGCGGTTGCCGGCGTGCCGGTGGTTCCGGCGGCAGTGTCATCGTCACGGGTACTTGGCGTGATCGATTCACTGACGCCCGAGCCGGTCGAGGTCGGGCTCGCGAAAGTGCAGGCTCTTTTGCGGGATGAGGCTCTGCCGCAACTCGGCGACGTGCTCGACCTCGGCCTCGCACTCGGAACATCTGAACCTGCACCGGAAATATCGCTCGATGACCCCGCCCTCACCGAGGCCGCGCAGTCTGTCGCCCGCGTGTCGGGTGCCGCCTATCTGTGCGGGACCACATCAAGCGGCACCGGCTTTGTGATTTCTCCCGAGCGTGTGCTCACGAACGCACACGTCGTAGCTGGAGTGGACGCGCCGATGGTCGAGTTTCCCGGTGAGAGTGCCAAAGAAGGGCGCGTCGTGTACTTCGATGCCGTCGATGACCTCGCAGTGATCGCCGTCGATGATCTGGGTGTTGCGCCATTGACAGTTGCACCTAGCCTGGATGCCGACGCGGAAGCAGTAGTGCAGGGATACCCATACGGCGGCCCATTCAGCATGGTGGGTGCTCGTGTCATCTCAAGAGGTTCCGCGTCGGTCCCCGACATATACGGCACATCGACGTCGCCACGAGAGATTTACGCGTTGACAGCCGACGTGTATCCCGGCAACTCGGGCGGACCCCTGTTGTCGCTCGACGGTGATGTCGTGGGCGTGATTTTCGCGCGAGCCGACAACGGCGAAAGCATCGGCTACGCCATGACGCCGGCGGAGTTTCTTCCGGTGATCGCAGAGTCGGCTACCAGCACCGAGCGGGTCGACACCGGGGCATGTACGACCTGA